A segment of the Leptolyngbya sp. FACHB-261 genome:
TGAGCACTTCGACTTGAGCGCCAAGACCCTCTGGCATTAAGCTTTTGACGATCGCTTCGCTACCGACCAGAGCAACAGCGCCCTGAGCTGTAACGGGGAATGACGAAACGTTTTTTACTCGGCCTAAAATACCACCGAAGCGCTCACGTTTCACCGTGTTCGGGGTGATTTGCATCGACATTCCCGGCTTAATCTGCTTGCCATCTCTGACTGCGAAATAAGCGACATTGGTCAGCTTGCCGTTGGGATCTTCTGCATCAATCGAGCCTAGTCGAAGACCTGGGGTTAGAACTTGGCCCGGCACAGCCGCAATTTCTAGAACGCGGCCATTGTATTCACTGACAATCGAGCTCTTGCCTTTGAGTTGCCCTTCCAAACGGGCAATATTGCGCTGAACCTCTTCAATTTGATTTTTGCGATTGGTCGAATTCTCAAGATTTTGTTGAGCCAGTTGCGCGGCTTTACTGTCCAACTCGCGTAACTGGGCCTGAAGATTGGTAATCGTGCTTAGGTTCTGTAGATACTGCCGTTGCGCATCTGCTTCTTTGACATCCAATTGCTTGAGCTGTGATTCAGCATCAGAGATGTTAGCGAGGCTACCCAAATATTCCTGCTGAGCCTGAAGTACAACGTCCGCTGGCACTGCTCCCTGTTCAAACAGCCCCTGACGGTTGTCCCAGCGCTTCTTCAGCGTTGGCGATAGCTCTTGGAACGTTTGTAAACGTTGCTGTAGGCTCTGACGATTTTGCTGAACGGCGAGCAGACCTTTCTCCCTCAGAATCGGGGTTACAGACTGGGTAGCTTGCAAGCTTTGCTGAAGGGTCTGGCGCTGCTGCTCAATTGTTTTTTGGTCTAGATCAACTCGCTGGCCTTGAAGCGAATTGGCATCGCGGTCCTGCCCTTGCAACTGAGCCAATTTGGCCCGTTCCAGTTCTAGTTGCTGGCGCAATTCGGTTTGATCAATCGTTGCTAGTACTTGTCCCTTGCGAACCGGGTCCCCACTTCGAACTTTGAGTTCTACTAACTGACCCTCAATTCCAGACTGGAAATGTACAACTTTACTCGGTCGGATCAGAACTCCCTGACCCTCAACCGTGATTGGAATCCGTCCTACAACGCTCCAAGTTACCGCTGCGATCACCAGAACACCTGAAGTGGCTAAAGGCAACCAGGCTTTGGGGCCAATAACCTGCATGAGCTGATCAAGCCGCTCAGGTGAGGACAGGCGCTCTAGAGATTCTTGACGGAATAAATTAGGTCCTTGAGTCATGTTGACACCGCCATTATCAATTCCAAAATAGAGTGAACCATGATGATATTTTTGAGCCAGAAAATAGGATCGGAGAGCTTAAGCGCCTTTGACATTCAGACGTCGCAGCAACCAGTCAAATCGATTGCCAGCCAAGGCAAAATTGTC
Coding sequences within it:
- a CDS encoding NHLP bacteriocin system secretion protein, whose product is MTQGPNLFRQESLERLSSPERLDQLMQVIGPKAWLPLATSGVLVIAAVTWSVVGRIPITVEGQGVLIRPSKVVHFQSGIEGQLVELKVRSGDPVRKGQVLATIDQTELRQQLELERAKLAQLQGQDRDANSLQGQRVDLDQKTIEQQRQTLQQSLQATQSVTPILREKGLLAVQQNRQSLQQRLQTFQELSPTLKKRWDNRQGLFEQGAVPADVVLQAQQEYLGSLANISDAESQLKQLDVKEADAQRQYLQNLSTITNLQAQLRELDSKAAQLAQQNLENSTNRKNQIEEVQRNIARLEGQLKGKSSIVSEYNGRVLEIAAVPGQVLTPGLRLGSIDAEDPNGKLTNVAYFAVRDGKQIKPGMSMQITPNTVKRERFGGILGRVKNVSSFPVTAQGAVALVGSEAIVKSLMPEGLGAQVEVLTELQEDPSTESGYRWSSSDGPPLQVTSGTTTLVRVKVDEQAPIAYIIPLLRSTTGIY